From the genome of Syntrophorhabdaceae bacterium:
ATGACAAAGATGGAACCGGAGTTACTCACCCTCCTCTCTTCGATGAAATCGCGCACAAGCATCAGGTAATGAAAAAGATTATTATTTTCCTCGTGAACTTATACAGGGTAACTTTTTCTGTCTTTTTACCCGTACAATGCAGGTTCTATCCGACTTGTTCCCAGTACATGATCGAAGCTGTTGAAAAAAAGGGTGTCTGGAGAGGTACGCTCCTGGGGCTCAAGCGCATATTGAAATGCAATCCGTTCTTTCCGGGCGGATACGACCCTGTACCATAACGGAGGTAACGAATGGATAAACGCACTATCATCGTGCTTGTGCTGACGATGGCCATGCTCTTCGTCTTTCAGACGTATTTCATGCCGAAGGAAGCACCGAAACAACCGCAGGCTCAAACCGAGTCCGCGCCCCAGGGTGAGGCTCAAAAACCGGCTGCCCGGACCGATGCCGCCCAGAAGACACCGGGGGCATCCTCATCTCCTGCCGCCGGTGCACAGCCGACGGAGAAACAGGTCAACAAGACCATAGCCGTATCGACACCTTATCTTGATGTCACACTCACCGATCTCGGGGGTGGGATATCGAGTGTCAAGCTCAAGGACTACAAGGCAACTGTCAAGGGAACCGCGGAAAAGGAGATCGTGGAGAATGTAAAACCCTACGTTTACAGCCCCACCATTCACCAGAACGGGTCCTTTGACCGCACCTATTTCAAGTCTGACAAGAACGGCCTCACCGTGACAGACAGCCCGGCATCCATAATCATGACGGGGACCCTCGAAAACGGCACGAAGCTGCAGAAAACATACACATTCTACCCCGACACATACACGATCGGCATTTCCGTGGATATCGAGAAATCGAAATCCCAGGGAGTCCAGGCGGATTTTGCGGTCATATCCGACAAGAACGAATCCAGTTACGTCTTCAAAGGTCCTTTCGTGTTTGACGGAAAAAGTTTGAACCAGATCGATAAGATCAACGAAACTCTCAATTTCGATAAGAATTACCAGTACACAGGCTTTGACGAAGGTTTCTTCACATTCATCTACATTCCTTCGGAGGACACCAAACCGGGGCTTTCCATTGGAAAGACCGACAAGAACATACCTTATATCCGTCTCGCGCCGGCATCGAACAAATTTGCGGGCAAGCTTTACTTCGGCCCGAAAAAGGGCAACATACTGGCAAGCCTCAACGTCAAGGCCGAAAAGATCATTGACTTCGGATGGTTTGACGTTATCGCCAAACCGCTTGTGTGGCTTCTTGATTTCTTCAACCGCTTTACGCACAACTACGGGA
Proteins encoded in this window:
- the yidD gene encoding membrane protein insertion efficiency factor YidD, whose translation is MKKIIIFLVNLYRVTFSVFLPVQCRFYPTCSQYMIEAVEKKGVWRGTLLGLKRILKCNPFFPGGYDPVP
- the yidC gene encoding membrane protein insertase YidC; translation: MDKRTIIVLVLTMAMLFVFQTYFMPKEAPKQPQAQTESAPQGEAQKPAARTDAAQKTPGASSSPAAGAQPTEKQVNKTIAVSTPYLDVTLTDLGGGISSVKLKDYKATVKGTAEKEIVENVKPYVYSPTIHQNGSFDRTYFKSDKNGLTVTDSPASIIMTGTLENGTKLQKTYTFYPDTYTIGISVDIEKSKSQGVQADFAVISDKNESSYVFKGPFVFDGKSLNQIDKINETLNFDKNYQYTGFDEGFFTFIYIPSEDTKPGLSIGKTDKNIPYIRLAPASNKFAGKLYFGPKKGNILASLNVKAEKIIDFGWFDVIAKPLVWLLDFFNRFTHNYGIDIILLTILIKIIFHPLSVMSFRNMAKMQAVQPEIKKLQEKYKNDKARLNQELMQIYKSRGVNPMSGCLPMLPQIPVFFALYKALSGAIELRHAPFLWWINDLSAPEDLFSFAVMGYTIPIRLLPLIMGVTQVIQQKMTPTSTDPMQQKMMMFMPIVFTFIFWGFPSGLVLYWLVYNVASIGQQYYINKKTRTAR